Proteins encoded within one genomic window of Scomber japonicus isolate fScoJap1 chromosome 16, fScoJap1.pri, whole genome shotgun sequence:
- the luzp1 gene encoding leucine zipper protein 1, whose product MSDHKDMTHRHLRHKLQSLGRRLDELEEATTKLQKSEDELLDLQDKIIQAEGSNSSLLADVEALRKRLLKIQGKDEEVRKAEDLCRTVREKLEEEESLTVELRAEIERLQRRMAELEKLEEAFGKSKSDCSQLCLSLNEEKNLTKKLSSELDMLKARLKEVEGSETKLEKAEQVLAMELEKFKGFTQTFVSERKRLLEKQREDEKIILNLTEKLEHQKNRLGMSADPGRADFMRSRIEDELSTGLLSSKLAGRKKSLDYLKLTDDNIGLMNKSENEKNSEGSQEEDNKVKELTQEVERLKNRLKQMEIVEEDLKNSESKNGELHEKFQMERNRARQLSEQVEQLRTQLYGRVGIGGNGTSNVDKHGNGSSIICSKGPAKLLENGKAENEEITVKGGFRQEKPKYRSAATVSEPSSPKHRSRDLSPQHKRETKLRNKELSHSEESSPKSVRRALSPAHKSRRTPKTSTTAISSDNGIRETGRTDDKTRAATYSSMNTPSSDVKKMSVLSRYPPAANDQKPLRTVHKQNEQSEQSKKRADKFSKLYVGSDSESNSSDVVPDSSSNINNISALEKDIASASDQESIDQVQESVSVSVASTLSKANGSYTAYRSHVTPLLPNDQGSEGHSSASETESTGSRPSEPEPATETTTTNISSRTATSRYSRYSHVHDSQSEGSSSRSSFDEELHSKTNLAEGGHHGPTHTPSGIEIQRVCSPREALRSRAVIKPAIVEIDRKEVMISEPLSTNGKPKISTKPIVSTASKMTSSITIYPNDPNSSRTSSRSSSVSSEPLPVKERHTSTSNILIGPSSEHHGSISIPYEISIPKSEITLRPCQDQDCGADDHNDSSLRPKQHNTSRLETTTSHLCCQRSNFSLQSPDTTSADFNDTESGFESSSSTTTVTSWRSQRQTQHSQEESIPDMKNVTVRSTWKNRGPGSVDEMGRGRGGARTMTDGVSEDEAETATTWRAYRATTIDTEEVVNRGAGGNTVETKGAKPSPAEVYMRRINSVVTNTREVEEPVLRRGKSSQSPTMEAGNQGKTVPHAPVTSQSWGRSYTQQPQATDSVEPSPNTSHSPASWRRQIPSSDSHHLGSSYDRVSKTAGASSRGELWSGRSQGSGARAERGGAGSRPWSHRQSEHH is encoded by the exons ATGTCTGATCACAAAGACATGACACACCGCCACCTGCGGCACAAACTGCAGAGTCTCGGTCGAAGACTGGATGAACTGGAAGAAGCCACTACCAAGCTGCAGAAGTCCGAGGATGAGCTGCTTGACCTCCAG GACAAGATCATCCAGGCAGAAGGCAGCAACTCATCCCTGCTTGCTGATGTGGAGGCCCTGAGAAAACGTCTCCTGAAGATCCAGGGTAAGGATGAAGAGGTACGCAAAGCTGAGGACCTCTGTCGCACGGTGAGAGAGAAactggaagaggaggaaagtcTCACAGTAGAGCTAAGGGCAGAGATTGAACGTCTACAACGGAGGATGGCAGAACTGGAGAAACTGGAAGAAGCCTTTGGGAAAAGCAAGTCTGACTGTAGCCAGCTCTGCCTCAGCCTAAATGAGGAGAAGAACTTAACCAAGAAGCTCTCGAGTGAGTTGGACATGCTCAAAGCTCGTTTGAAGGAGGTGGAGGGCTCTGAGACAAAGTTGGAAAAAGCAGAACAGGTTTTGGCCATGGAGCTTGAGAAATTCAAAGGATTTACCCAGACCTTTGTGAGTGAGCGTAAGAGGCTACtagagaaacagagggaggacGAGAAGATCATCCTAAATTTGACAGAAAAACTGGAGCACCAGAAGAATCGACTTGGCATGTCCGCAGATCCTGGTCGTGCAGATTTTATGAGATCAAGAATTGAAGATGAGCTATCCACAGGACTCCTCAGCAGTAAACTGGCTGGACGCAAGAAGAGCCTTGACTACTTGAAGCTGACTGATGACAACATTGGCCTCATGAACAAATCTGAGAATGAGAAAAACAGTGAAGGATCTCAGGAAGAGGACAACAAAGTAAAGGAGTTGACGCAGGAAGTAGAGAGGCTGAAGAACCGGCTCAAGCAGATGGAGATAGTGGAGGAGGACCTGAAGAACTCTGAGTCCAAAAATGGCGAACTTCACGAGAAGTTCCAGATGGAGCGAAACCGGGCTCGACAACTGAGCGAGCAGGTGGAACAGCTCAGGACGCAGCTGTACGGAAGAGTTGGAATTGGAGGAAATGGAACCAGTAATGTGGATAAACATGGCAATGGAAGCTCTATCATTTGCTCCAAAGGCCCCGCTAAGCTCCTGGAGAACGGCAAAGCTGAGAATGAAGAGATTACTGTAAAGGGAGGTTTCAGACAGGAGAAGCCTAAATACAGGAGTGCTGCAACTGTCTCAGAACCAAGCTCACCCAAACACAGGAGCAGGGATCTCTCTCCTCAGCACAAGAGAGAAACCAAGCTGAGGAACAAAGAGCTTAGCCACTCGGAGGAGAGCTCACCTAAATCTGTGAGGAGAGCTCTCAGCCCTGCTCACAAGAGCAGAAGGACACCCAAAACCTCAACTACTGCAATTTCATCTGATAACGGAATAAGGGAGACAGGACGAACTGATGACAAGACACGAGCTGCCACATACAGCTCTATGAATACACCTTCTagtgatgttaaaaaaatgtctgttcTTAGTCGCTACCCTCCAGCAGCTAATGACCAGAAGCCACTGAGGACAGTTCACAAACAGAACGAACAGTCTGAACAGAGCAAAAAAAGAGCAGACAAGTTTTCAAAATTGTATGTAGGTAGTGACAGTGAATCAAACAGCTCTGATGTAGTGCCTGACAGCTCCAGTAACATCAACAATATATCTGCACTAGAGAAGGACATAGCATCTGCCTCAGATCAGGAATCAATAGACCAGGTTCAGgaatctgtctctgtgtctgtcgcCTCCACCCTGTCCAAAGCCAATGGCTCCTACACAGCCTACAGATCCCATGTCACTCCACTGCTGCCCAATGACCAGGGGTCAGAGGGTCATTCCTCTGCTTCAGAAACTGAATCTACTGGTTCAAGACCCTCTGAGCCAGAGCCTGCAACTGAAACGACTACTACAAATATAAGTAGTAGGACTGCAACCTCCAGATATTCTAGATACTCCCATGTCCATGACTCGCAATCAGAGGGATCTTCCTCCAGGAGCTCCTTTGACGAGGAGCTCCACAGCAAAACAAATTTAGCCGAGGGAGGCCACCATGGGCCCACGCACACTCCATCAGGGATTGAGATCCAACGTGTTTGCAGCCCGCGTGAGGCACTGAGATCAAGAGCTGTCATCAAGCCAGCAATTGTTGAAAttgacaggaaggaagtgatgaTTTCAGAACCCTTGTCCACAAATGGCAAGCCCAAAATCTCCACCAAACCGATCGTGTCCACCGCTAGTAAAATGACCAGTAGTATAACCATCTATCCCAATGACCCAAACTCCTCCAGAACcagcagccgcagcagcagtgtttccaGTGAACCCCTGCCTGTCAAAGAACGCCACACATCCACCAGTAACATCCTCATAG GCCCCAGCAGCGAGCACCATGGCAGTATCTCCATCCCCTATGAAATCTCCATCCCCAAGAGTGAGATCACCTTGCGGCCATGCCAGGACCAAGATTGTGGGGCGGATGACCACAATGATTCCTCTTTAAGACccaaacaacacaacacttctAGACTGGAGACCACCACCAGTCACCTGTGCTGCCAACGCAGCAACTTCAGCCTCCAGTCCCCAGACACAACCTCCGCAGACTTCAACGACACAGAGTCGGGCtttgaaagcagcagcagcaccaccacagTCACCAGCTGGAGAAGCCAAAGACAAACCCAGCACTCCCAGGAAGAAAGTATACCTGACATGAAGAATGTGACGGTTAGAAGCACCTGGAAGAACCGTGGCCCTGGGTCAGTGGATGAGATGGGTAGAGGAAGAGGGGGTGCCAGGACGATGACGGACGGTGTGTCAGAAGACGAGGCAGAAACTGCGACAACATGGAGGGCCTATCGGGCGACCACCATTGACACAGAGGAAGTGGTAAACAGAGGAGCTGGTGGGAATACTGTAGAAACAAAGGGAGCCAAGCCATCACCTGCAGAG GTGTACATGCGTAGAATCAATAGTGTGGTTACTAACACCAGAGAAGTGGAGGAACCAGTGCTCCGTCGAGGCAAGAGTTCTCAGTCTCCCACCATGGAAGCAGGAAACCAGGGAAAGACTGTACCCCACGCACCTGTTACCTCTCAGTCCTGGGGCCGATCATACACGCAACAACCACAG GCCACTGATAGCGTAGAGCCCAGTCCCAACACGAGCCACAGCCCAGCCTCCTGGAGACGACAGATACCCAGCAGCGACTCACACCACCTGGGGAGCTCTTATGACCGGGTGTCCAAGACAGCAGGGGCTTCATCTAGAGGGGAGCTCTGGTCTGGTCGGAGTCAAGGTTCAGGAGCCAGGGCAGAGAGGGGTGGAGCCGGGAGTCGACCGTGGAGCCACCGTCAGTCTGAACATCACTAG